A stretch of the Mycobacterium sp. ITM-2016-00317 genome encodes the following:
- a CDS encoding amino acid permease: MAQEPGSQTVNRRRTKSVEQSIADTDDPDTRLRKDLNWWDLTVFGVSVVIGAGIFTITASTAANLTGPAISVSFIFAAIACALAALCYAEFASTVPVAGSAYTFAYATFGEFVAWIIGWDLILEFAVAAAVVAKGWSSYLGTVFNFAGGTTEVAGFELDWGALVIIALVTVILALGTKLSAGISLAITAVKVSVVLLVVIVGAFYIKTENFTPFVPSPETGRGGTGTEQSLFSLLTGAEGSHYGWYGVLAGASIVFFAFIGFDIVATTAEETKNPQRDVPRGILTSLGIVTVLYVAVAVVLTGMVSYTELREAETQNLATAFSLNGVDWAAKVISIGALAGLTTVVIVLVLGQTRVLFAMSRDGLLPRQLAKTGQRGTPVRITLIVGFVVAVTATVFPIGKLEEMVNIGTLFAFVLVSAGVIVLRRSRPDLKRGFRTPLVPLLPIVSIIACVWLMLNLTGLTWIRFLVWMGIGVIVYFAYGRRHSMVANRAR, translated from the coding sequence ATGGCGCAGGAGCCGGGTTCGCAGACGGTCAACCGACGGCGGACCAAGTCGGTGGAGCAGTCGATCGCCGACACCGACGATCCCGACACCCGGCTCCGCAAAGATCTGAACTGGTGGGACCTGACCGTCTTCGGGGTCTCGGTGGTGATCGGCGCCGGCATCTTCACCATCACCGCGTCCACCGCCGCCAACCTCACCGGCCCGGCGATCTCGGTGTCCTTCATCTTCGCCGCGATCGCCTGCGCGCTGGCCGCGCTGTGCTACGCGGAGTTCGCCTCCACCGTGCCGGTTGCGGGTAGCGCGTACACGTTCGCGTACGCGACGTTCGGGGAGTTCGTCGCCTGGATCATCGGCTGGGACCTGATTCTCGAGTTCGCGGTCGCGGCGGCCGTCGTGGCCAAAGGCTGGTCCAGCTACCTCGGCACCGTCTTCAACTTCGCCGGCGGCACCACGGAAGTGGCGGGCTTCGAACTGGATTGGGGCGCGCTGGTGATCATCGCGCTGGTCACCGTGATCCTGGCGCTGGGCACCAAGTTGTCGGCCGGCATCAGCCTGGCCATCACCGCGGTGAAGGTGTCGGTGGTGCTGCTGGTGGTCATCGTCGGCGCGTTCTACATCAAGACGGAGAACTTCACGCCGTTCGTGCCGTCACCGGAAACCGGCCGGGGCGGGACGGGCACCGAGCAATCGCTGTTCTCGCTGCTGACCGGCGCCGAGGGCAGCCACTACGGCTGGTACGGCGTGCTGGCCGGCGCGTCGATCGTGTTCTTCGCGTTCATCGGGTTCGACATCGTCGCGACCACCGCCGAAGAGACCAAGAACCCGCAGCGCGACGTCCCCCGCGGCATCCTCACCTCGCTCGGCATCGTCACCGTGCTCTACGTCGCCGTCGCGGTCGTGCTCACCGGCATGGTCAGCTACACCGAACTGCGCGAAGCCGAAACCCAGAACCTGGCCACCGCGTTCTCGCTGAACGGCGTGGACTGGGCCGCCAAGGTGATCTCGATCGGCGCGCTCGCCGGCTTGACCACCGTGGTGATCGTGCTGGTGCTCGGGCAGACGCGGGTGCTGTTCGCGATGTCGCGCGACGGGCTGCTGCCGCGGCAACTGGCCAAGACCGGTCAGCGCGGCACGCCGGTGCGGATCACGCTGATCGTCGGCTTCGTCGTCGCCGTGACCGCGACGGTCTTCCCGATCGGCAAGCTCGAAGAGATGGTGAACATCGGCACGCTGTTCGCGTTCGTGCTGGTGTCGGCCGGGGTGATCGTGCTGCGGCGGTCGCGGCCGGACCTCAAGCGCGGCTTCCGCACGCCGCTGGTGCCGCTGCTGCCGATCGTGTCGATCATCGCGTGCGTGTGGCTGATGCTGAACCTGACCGGGCTCACCTGGATCCGCTTCCTGGTCTGGATGGGCATCGGCGTGATCGTGTACTTCGCCTACGGCCGCCGCCACTCGATGGTGGCGAATCGGGCGCGCTGA
- a CDS encoding type IV toxin-antitoxin system AbiEi family antitoxin domain-containing protein: MLSDYLRRHDGVITYGQARAAGLSRRTVQRRVQSGLWRRCGRGVYFVDDRPFSDAARIRAAVWSHGERAAASGLTAAWWHGLSHFAPAVAEVTVPRDSHGRRHDGTRVRRRDLDPADVVELNGLQVTSLPLTVVEASAQRGGGAKLMDNALQRHVDLTSLWRTHLRNKGRTGAPRSRLLLQAAEGGARSPAERLLHSLLRGAGLEGWIPNYRVGGYRVDVGVPVHKVAIEVDGFAFHSGADEFQIDRERQNDLVLARWQVLRFTWLDLTEYPERVVASIRRAISAR, from the coding sequence ATGCTCAGCGATTACCTGCGGCGCCACGACGGCGTGATCACCTACGGCCAGGCGCGTGCGGCCGGGCTCAGTAGACGAACAGTCCAACGACGCGTGCAGTCCGGCCTGTGGCGGCGGTGCGGCCGCGGGGTGTACTTCGTCGACGACCGGCCCTTCTCCGACGCGGCCCGCATCCGCGCCGCGGTCTGGAGCCACGGGGAGCGTGCCGCCGCGAGTGGATTGACCGCGGCCTGGTGGCACGGCCTGAGCCATTTCGCCCCGGCCGTCGCCGAAGTCACGGTGCCGCGGGACAGTCACGGGCGCCGCCATGACGGCACGCGGGTCCGGCGACGAGACCTGGATCCGGCCGATGTCGTCGAACTCAACGGCCTGCAGGTGACGTCGCTGCCCCTGACCGTGGTGGAGGCGTCGGCGCAACGCGGTGGCGGCGCCAAGCTGATGGACAACGCGCTGCAACGGCACGTCGACCTCACGAGCCTGTGGCGAACCCACCTGCGCAACAAGGGACGCACCGGCGCCCCACGGTCACGGCTGCTGCTGCAGGCGGCCGAGGGCGGGGCCCGCTCGCCGGCGGAGAGACTGCTGCACTCGTTGCTACGCGGCGCGGGCCTCGAGGGGTGGATCCCGAATTACCGGGTCGGCGGCTACCGCGTCGACGTCGGCGTCCCCGTGCACAAGGTCGCCATCGAGGTGGACGGGTTCGCCTTCCACAGCGGGGCCGACGAGTTCCAGATCGACCGTGAGCGCCAGAACGACCTCGTGCTGGCCAGGTGGCAGGTGCTGCGATTCACCTGGCTGGACCTCACCGAATACCCGGAGCGCGTCGTCGCGTCGATCCGCCGGGCGATTTCGGCGCGCTGA